The proteins below are encoded in one region of Mya arenaria isolate MELC-2E11 chromosome 15, ASM2691426v1:
- the LOC128220103 gene encoding alpha-(1,3)-fucosyltransferase C-like, whose protein sequence is MNVDVFGGCGNETSKNACPYNSKCENFIIENYKFFLAFENSLCDDYITEKAYQWFSKDIVLVVRGARKYHRYLPQGTYVDAEDFDHPWKLAVYLEQLAQNEEEYVRILKLKDQFKVVSHVEMMNAGFCELCRRLNDIESYRKSYKDIGAWEVVRREWKHLAGTGCQMYEQFPPEVLDKQRRLVPMMKDARKEGKRAWIAYDTLCVIGKQ, encoded by the exons atgaatgtggACGTGTTTGGAGGATGTGGAAACGAAACGTCAAAGAACGCTTGTCCTTATAATTCAAAATGTGAAaactttataattgaaaattacaAGTTTTTCCTGGCATTTGAAAACTCACTTTGTGATGACTACATAACCGAGAAGGCATATCAGTGGTTTAGCAAAGATATTGTGCTTGTAGTCCGAGGCGCCCGGAAATACCACCGGTATCTTCCGCAAGGAACGTACGTTGATGCCGAGGATTTTGATCATCCGTGGAAACTGGCCGTATATCTAGAACAACTGGCCCAAAATGAGGAAGAGTACGTTCGAATTTTGAAACTTAAAGACCAGTTTAAAGTTGTCAGTCATGTTGAAATGATGAACGCTGGATTTTGTGAGTTATGCAGAAGACTAAATGATATTGAGTCATACCGTAAATCGTACAAGGATATAGGGGCATG GGAGGTAGTTCGGCGGGAGTGGAAACATTTGGCTGGGACGGGATGCCAAATGTACGAACAGTTCCCACCGGAAGTGCTAGATAAACAACGCAGGCTGGTTCCCATGATGAAGGACGCCAGGAAAGAGGGCAAGCGAGCATGGATTGCGTATGACACCCTGTGCGTGATCGGCAAGCAGTAG